One genomic segment of Candidatus Bathyarchaeota archaeon includes these proteins:
- a CDS encoding Ku protein has product MEKQETNEQTSKISADVPRRSIWSGSITIGLVNVPVKLYSMIYDKGVTFHFLHKTDGQPLKYVKMCTKENKIVPWNEVTRGYEVAKNEYVTFDKAELDAVKPESDRRIRISKFVDYFSVDPIYFDKTYALLPDKSKDAYSLLLAALERKNKAAAARITLRTKEYPALLHAYKGALVLTTLRYAYDVVDPRGFEELQKLAEPEKSELDLAVKIVSDLSGEFDITEFEDTYQKKVEALVAQKLKGEKIHVEAAPEVEAKSLMIALRETLKQLEQK; this is encoded by the coding sequence ATGGAGAAACAAGAAACAAATGAACAAACCAGTAAAATCAGCGCTGATGTGCCAAGGCGTTCGATTTGGTCAGGGAGCATCACCATCGGCTTAGTGAATGTGCCCGTGAAACTCTACAGCATGATTTATGATAAAGGCGTCACGTTTCATTTTCTGCACAAAACCGATGGGCAACCGCTTAAGTACGTTAAAATGTGCACCAAAGAAAACAAAATCGTGCCCTGGAACGAGGTAACACGGGGCTATGAAGTCGCCAAAAACGAGTACGTCACCTTTGACAAAGCAGAACTCGACGCAGTCAAACCCGAATCTGACAGGCGCATCCGCATCAGCAAGTTCGTTGATTATTTTTCAGTTGACCCCATCTACTTTGACAAAACCTACGCGTTGCTACCTGACAAAAGCAAAGACGCCTATAGTCTGCTGCTGGCGGCTTTGGAGCGGAAAAATAAAGCAGCTGCTGCAAGAATCACACTGCGAACCAAGGAGTATCCTGCACTACTTCACGCCTATAAGGGCGCGCTGGTTTTGACCACGCTGCGTTATGCTTATGACGTTGTGGACCCTCGCGGGTTTGAGGAACTACAAAAGCTTGCGGAACCAGAAAAGTCTGAGTTAGATTTGGCAGTCAAGATAGTTAGTGACCTTTCGGGCGAGTTTGACATAACCGAGTTTGAAGACACATACCAAAAAAAGGTTGAGGCACTGGTTGCACAAAAGCTGAAGGGTGAAAAAATTCATGTTGAAGCAGCACCGGAGGTTGAAGCAAAAAGCCTCATGATTGCCCTACGCGAAACCCTCAAGCAGTTGGAGCAGAAATGA
- a CDS encoding PadR family transcriptional regulator has product MKSKDNLRKRVIRNFMDILILEEMKKGMMSGYDAMTFIQKKFGISVSSGTVYGLLYSMERQKLIEGFQIENKRMYRVLENSETAKLLKVYPPLQTFIKSSNRTKIKTEE; this is encoded by the coding sequence TTGAAAAGTAAAGACAATTTACGTAAGAGAGTAATCCGCAATTTTATGGATATTCTGATTCTTGAGGAGATGAAAAAAGGCATGATGAGCGGCTATGATGCCATGACTTTTATTCAAAAAAAATTTGGCATATCCGTAAGTTCGGGCACTGTTTATGGTTTACTGTACTCAATGGAGCGGCAAAAACTAATTGAAGGCTTCCAAATCGAAAACAAGCGCATGTACAGAGTTCTAGAAAACAGTGAAACCGCAAAACTGCTAAAAGTGTATCCGCCGCTTCAAACCTTCATTAAGAGCTCAAACCGAACAAAAATAAAAACGGAGGAGTAA
- the ligD gene encoding non-homologous end-joining DNA ligase, producing the protein MNKLEEAEKLTKVKFKNLNKIFYPNQKVTKAQVIEHYIKLAPKILPIIKDRPLVLTRYPDGIEGKTAFYEKNAPEGTPSWIKTLPIYSETSKREIDYIICNDLDTLIWLANLAALEIHMPFCKVNALDKPDFLFFDLDPEPPATLNDAVEVALLLRDMLVDLGLTSFVKTSGKKGLHVVVPIAPEYTFEQTRTYVHNMGIELAKKSVMVVSEFKDTKKPGKIFVDYLQNSPLRTMVIPYSLRATPEASVSTPLEWLEVRKGINPSDYTIFTVDKRKENPWKNIFDLRCKLEINYGETRNK; encoded by the coding sequence ATGAACAAGCTTGAAGAGGCTGAAAAATTAACAAAGGTGAAATTCAAAAACCTCAACAAAATTTTTTACCCTAACCAAAAAGTCACCAAGGCACAGGTTATTGAGCATTACATCAAACTTGCACCAAAAATCTTACCCATCATCAAAGACCGCCCGCTGGTTCTAACTAGATATCCCGATGGCATTGAGGGCAAAACTGCTTTTTATGAGAAAAACGCACCCGAAGGCACACCATCTTGGATTAAGACGTTGCCGATTTACTCGGAAACATCCAAACGGGAAATAGACTACATAATATGCAACGACCTTGACACGTTGATTTGGCTTGCAAACCTTGCCGCACTTGAAATCCACATGCCCTTCTGCAAAGTTAACGCATTGGATAAGCCTGATTTTTTGTTTTTTGACCTGGACCCAGAACCTCCAGCCACATTAAATGACGCGGTTGAAGTGGCTCTTTTGCTTAGGGATATGCTTGTGGATTTGGGGTTGACCTCGTTTGTTAAAACTTCGGGCAAGAAGGGCTTGCATGTGGTTGTTCCTATTGCGCCCGAGTACACGTTTGAGCAGACAAGAACCTATGTTCACAATATGGGTATTGAATTGGCAAAGAAAAGCGTGATGGTTGTTTCTGAGTTCAAGGACACAAAGAAGCCCGGCAAGATTTTTGTGGATTATCTACAGAACTCACCACTGCGAACAATGGTTATCCCGTACAGTCTGCGTGCCACACCTGAAGCGTCAGTTTCCACTCCGCTTGAATGGTTGGAAGTGCGAAAAGGCATAAACCCATCAGACTACACTATTTTCACTGTAGATAAACGGAAAGAAAATCCGTGGAAGAACATTTTCGATTTAAGATGCAAGCTGGAGATAAATTATGGAGAAACAAGAAACAAATGA
- the ligD gene encoding non-homologous end-joining DNA ligase: MTRHIYKPMLAKEAKSPFSSEDWVFEVKWDGFRAIAYVETSLSIKSRNGKELKANFPELEELGKLGKNIVIDGEIVVLHNGKPDFQALLERGQAVSSLEIQRQTKQSPVVYVVFDILEKDGQVLTELSLLERKKILSAVLKEGTYVVLSDFVDSQGEAYYQSVLERGLEGIVAKRKDSAYEEGLRTGSWLKIKKLRTCDCIIFGYTKGSQAREATFGALLLGVYDAQKNPVYLGKVGTGFSKKTLYELTGKFEKMKTHVEPFTAEAGDVVTWLEPRLVCEVIYQMLTKDNRLRMARFQRLREDKPIEECTLEQFKDTNPNPKLSEYITKRNFQETPEPKGGTKTEEKPIFVVQEHNARRLHWDFRLEKDGVLKSWAVPKGMPEDTKQRHLAVETEDHPLEYVGFEGKIPEGHYGAGTVKIWDKGFFEVKLWESNKIEVTLDGSVLKGRYVLVRLKKGSDNDWLLLKGKEKA; this comes from the coding sequence ATGACCCGTCACATCTACAAGCCCATGCTTGCAAAAGAAGCCAAATCCCCGTTTTCTAGTGAGGATTGGGTTTTTGAGGTTAAATGGGACGGCTTTAGGGCAATCGCGTATGTGGAGACGTCGTTGAGCATTAAGAGCCGTAACGGCAAAGAACTTAAAGCCAATTTTCCCGAATTGGAAGAATTAGGCAAGCTGGGCAAAAACATTGTGATTGATGGCGAAATCGTTGTGCTGCACAATGGCAAACCTGATTTTCAGGCGTTACTGGAACGGGGGCAGGCGGTTTCCAGCCTTGAAATCCAGCGGCAAACTAAGCAGTCACCTGTAGTCTATGTTGTTTTTGACATTTTAGAGAAAGATGGACAGGTGCTTACGGAGCTTTCGTTGTTGGAGCGCAAAAAAATCCTTTCTGCCGTCCTTAAAGAGGGCACTTATGTGGTTTTGTCTGATTTTGTGGACTCCCAAGGTGAAGCGTATTATCAGTCTGTTTTAGAGAGAGGCTTAGAGGGCATTGTTGCAAAAAGAAAAGACAGCGCCTACGAGGAAGGCTTGCGAACTGGGAGTTGGCTGAAAATAAAGAAGCTACGCACCTGCGATTGCATAATCTTTGGTTATACCAAAGGAAGCCAAGCAAGGGAAGCCACATTTGGAGCTTTGTTACTAGGAGTTTATGACGCACAAAAGAATCCAGTTTATCTAGGTAAAGTTGGAACTGGTTTTTCCAAGAAAACACTGTACGAGTTAACAGGCAAGTTTGAAAAAATGAAGACTCATGTTGAACCTTTTACGGCTGAAGCGGGGGATGTGGTGACTTGGCTTGAGCCTCGACTAGTGTGCGAAGTAATATATCAGATGTTAACCAAAGATAATCGATTGAGAATGGCTCGTTTTCAACGCTTAAGAGAAGACAAGCCAATTGAGGAATGCACTCTGGAACAATTCAAAGACACTAACCCCAACCCCAAACTTTCTGAATACATAACCAAACGCAACTTTCAAGAAACACCCGAACCCAAAGGCGGAACTAAAACTGAAGAAAAACCTATTTTTGTAGTTCAAGAGCATAATGCGCGCAGGTTGCATTGGGATTTTCGGCTGGAAAAGGATGGTGTACTGAAGAGCTGGGCAGTTCCAAAAGGTATGCCAGAAGACACAAAGCAACGTCATTTAGCAGTGGAAACTGAGGATCACCCTTTAGAGTATGTGGGTTTTGAGGGGAAAATCCCGGAGGGGCATTACGGTGCGGGCACGGTTAAGATTTGGGATAAAGGCTTTTTTGAGGTGAAGCTGTGGGAGAGCAACAAAATTGAGGTTACGCTTGACGGAAGCGTGCTTAAGGGCAGATATGTTCTAGTGCGGCTGAAAAAGGGTTCGGATAATGATTGGTTACTGCTTAAGGGTAAAGAAAAAGCCTGA